GAGATCAAACTGCTCCAAGCAACCACATCCCTGTTCCTCATACTGACAAACACATGATGGGCTTTGTCAAGACACCCGCAACGCCCATAAGCCTCTATCAATCCGCTCTTCAATTGGGGGTCCGGATCAATGTCATTCCTTATTGAATACCCATGAATCTGTTTGATCAAGTTCACATCCGCTATGCCAATACATGCACGTAACAGTGCAAGAACCGTAATCAAATTCGGCCTCAAACCCATTCTTTCCATTTTTCTATAACACAAAATGGCCTTAGAAAACCCGTCATCTGTTTCCGCCAACGCTGCAATAATCACGTTAAACGTGGAAGAATTAGGCGCCACGTCCATTACTCGAAACAGTTCTAACGCACTGTCAACATCATTAGAATGTGCGTAAAGCGAAATCATCGAGTTCCAAACGACTACATTTCTCTCAGGATATTCATCGAACAGTTGGCGTGCGGACGCAAGTGAGATACACTTACCATACATGTCAACTAAAGCGCAAGCAACAAAAGGGTTGGAGGTAAAAGATGCTTTGTATGTGTGAGCGTGAATGGTGGTGCCGAGCTGAGAGAAGTTAAGGGCGGCGCATGACTTAAGAGCAAGAGGAAATACGAAAGGGTCGAGCGAAAGGGAAAGTGAAGAGTGAATTTGGTGGAAAAGAGAAAGAGCTTGTTCATGTCGGCCTTGATTAACGTGGGATGTTAAGAGCTTTGTGTGAGAGAGCAAACGTAGGAAGTTTGAAGAATAAGTGCTCATTGTTTTGTAGCTTTTGCCGCCCAACTTTGATTATACcgttggatagttctttttttAAAAGGTTGAGCTTATTTTAACTATCCGcccaaacaaaaacaaaaaaatattcaAATCATCTCATTATATCGAGCGGCGGAAATAATTTTTTTGCAAATGATGCGCAACAGAATTTTGTAAGTGGTTTTGTAAGTGGCAGAGTGATTTTGATGCCATGATCTATTGAGATTCAATTATTTATCGCTCTGATAGTTGGAGTAAGTGAATTCGGTGGCGGGTCTACATGGAGTGTTATGGGTGCTTAAGCACTCATTGCCTTTAATTAAACTAAGTAGATTTACATAGGCAACTATCAAAAAATTTAGATAAGCATCATGGGCGGATGCGGTATACAGTTACTGGGTTCAACTGAATCCAGTACTTTCGACACGAAacataaatttatatgtaaaaaatattaaaattacaaTAAATAGTAAGGATGGACtcatacttttaaaatataatgagttcaatgctaAAACTTTAAATGTTGAACCCATATAATTAAAATTTTAGATCCGCCTATAACAAGCATTGAGTGAGCACCCATAGCTAAACTCTTATTCCTTCTTTTGGAATTTTTTCGACGAGCACTTATAACTTTAAAATATTGGATCCGCCGAGTGAAATCAATAGGTAAAAACCTCTTGATGTTTGAGACAGTTGGAGGAGGATATGGGAGGCCAAGATGAAAAGATAAATATAGAGGAGAGGCCAACTAATGTTTGGCCATGGCATTGCTTGTTTTCAAAAGTAAGACATACAGGAATATAAAAGAAGAGTACAATCATAATTGCAACATATTTAAGTACAATCGAATTACAAATAAGTACAAAATTCTATCAAGGAGCTTTAGAGATATAATGGAGGTTAATGAATCGTTTTAGTGATAAAGTAATAGATTTTAGAGGTAATACTTGTCGAGCACTAGTAGTAGTTTCAAAAACTATGGGAGCTAAATGGTAAATCAAGCTTGGTAAATTCCTATTTTGGCATCAAATGGAAAGGTTCAATTAATAAAAGATACGGGGCAAGAACAGATTCAACATTCAGTAATTTTTTCTTGTAATCGGTAATGAGAATCATAGGGTTATGATCATGATTATATGTTACAATTTATCACTTGGATAACATCAATTTACATACAACACTACACTATTTCGATAAAGATAAGGATTCTGATCTTCACTAGTACTAGCAAAGCATCTCATTATTGTAGCTACAATTTGAAGTGTTTCATCTCTGACCAATCCCCCAGAACACTTAAAACGGCAACTCTATTTTGTGGTAAAAATATAATGTTAACCAGGCTTCCTACAGAAAGCTAAGCCCGTGAGAGAACATAGCAGCAAAAGCATTCATTCGAGTTTTGGGCAAAGACAAGCCAACCTCTAAATCTCCTTTTGAGTCTTTGGACTTGCTGAGGGACATCGATACGCCATCACCATTGTCAATAGAAACGAACTCTAACTTTTCTGGTTTTCCCCAACCAAAATCAACAGCATAAAAGTTAAGTTTTGTTGATCCAGCAATAGTAAGCGACCGTTTAATGTCTACGGAGCAAAATTCCTTGAACCACTCCCCAGTGAGAATATAATTTTCATCCTTCATCCTTTTCTGAATGGTTTCTCCAATTAATTCCACAGCAATTGTAAAACCTTCTTTTCCTGCTAAGTCAACATGACTTGCTCTTGCAACGAGCGTCACTAAGCAATTCCCGAAATAAGATTGAGGAAGTGGTGGATTGAGACGCGATCTGCAATCTGCTACACATCCGAAGAACTCTGTTACATTTTCTTCTATCTCTTCTCTGATCGTGTCCTCTGATTTTATCAAGCAAGTCCATACATAAGCACATGTTACTGTGAAAGATGTTACATGAGTTAGGTTTGGTCGTCTTGACAACATTAAATTCTTGAGCTTCGTGATGTCATCATGTGTTATAATAAATGTACCTCGAACTTTATCAGGAGGAGTCACAATGTCACACATCTCCAACTTAAATTTCTGCATCTCATCCCATATAGACATCGCTTGTCCATGAGGGTCTTTGATTACGGACCTATCATAAAACGGAATAAACTCATTAGCTAAGAATTGTTCATCTCCACTAAATTTATTGAGCGACGCCCATGCCCTTATGAACCCTAATATAGTAGCTCCATCACCAGCAACGTGATGGTTAGTGAAACCAACGGATATACCATTATTCGGAAAAAGTGTCACTTGAATAACTAAGACCGGGGCTAATTGGACTCCTGGTGCATCCTTAGGTTCTGCCAACTGAGGAACAAAGTGATACAAATCCTTAGAATTTCGGGGATTGTTACCAATGAGATGATTGAAATCCATATCCATCTTAGAAAAAGTAATACAGAATCCCCTGTTACATAAAGCAACTCAGGATAACCGCTCGAATTTAGTGGACAAGCAACGTTGCCAGCTAAGGGTATATAGTGTTTGAGAGCGAGGGAGAGTGAATCTTTAAGAGTAGGAATAATAGTTTGGACGAAATCGGATCTGGAGATGGGGAGCTTGTAGAATAAAATCCGCCGCATACGGTGGAAAGCTAACCACATATGATCAAAATATGTGAGAGGGAGTGTGAGCTCAGCTGCACTGCCGGGAGGTGGCGCAACTTGACATTGCTCAATCACAGACGCCATTGTTGTAACTTTTGGTTAAGATACACAGAAAGTAGGTTTGGCTTATCAATATATAGAAATATTGCATGTGACAAAAATTATTGCTTCTGATATCGTACATGAATTATTAGGCCAATACTGCATATTGAAAGCTAATAGGTGGTTGTAGAAAAATCCAATTGCACATCAATGATTTTTCATCTTTACAATAAATTTCACGCTGAATTAGACCATAATAAGAATAGACCATATCTTTTCTTTAACTATTCAGTATTCGAAATTTATCAGCTCAAGTAATCTGAATTCGCGTTGAATTAGACTATAGTAAGAATAAAAACTCCCTACAAAAAAATTTTAATATTCTCAGGGTTCAAATCCGAAACCTCTCATTAAGTGTATATGAATCCCGATCATTCCAGCAAACTCTTTTGTGGTGCCAAACTTTTTTACCTACTAATTCGGTGTGGACAGAAAATTCAGCGTGTGGGGAGTTGAGAATACATACAACTTCATCATTGATTAAATTTAGTTGTTTGGTCAATCATATAGGAAATCAATATTATGGGAAATTTATCATTGCCTTGAAATGGCGATATATATCACCTTGGTTAGTGAATGGATGAATTCAAACGAAAATAATCAGTTGATAGATCTCTTCAGAAAATTTGGCACACAACCGTATGTGAATATATAAACGTCAAAAGCAAGacaataaattgcacaagactGTGAAATCCATTTCCAGaaaaaaaattgttcttcctGATTGCACTTTCTCTCATTATTTGATTAGAAAATAGTAGGGTATATAAATGCTAAATAAATAGGAATGTTGTTAAAACCTTGGACgatattatatttaaataataataaaggctgTCAGTGCTTGAAAATGACATTATTAATGATTAAGTGTTGCATCCCTTCAACATAAGAAAAACGTTATTGTAATGGTAAAAGGGGTTCAAAATCACGAGTTCAAATCCTAGATATTATATTTTAGTATTTCATTGCTCTGGGAAGTTTCTGCTGCATGCTTCAGCCTTAATAGACAGGTATAGATGAGAGGAAATTTTAAGTGATAGTATAAAGATGAATTTTCATAATTCTCTATAGTTTAGAGTATAGTAACTATAGTTTGCCTAATTACTATTCGTAACTACTATTTAATTATCACCAACTTGTATCATTTGTATTCAAATGCGCAATAGAATACATCCTGCGTCAAACGCGCAATCGAATACATCTTGTGTCAACTGTATTCGTTCGCACAACGAATACAACATGTATTGATTGAATTCGTTGAACGAATATAACCAAGGCAAAATACAAAAAtactgaaaaataaaatattttttattgagAGTCGAACGCAAGACCTCCGCTAACTAAGCAAGTGCTCTAACCAACTAAGCTACGATAGCTTCTTGCTCTCTTGTTTCAGTTCAAAACAATTAATCTCTTGTTTCatggatttgctataaaattcaaatatagctacGAATGATAAATTTGCTTAAGGTATAGTTACGAATGATAAATACAATGTATATGTTTGATGTGTCGCGTAAATTGAGGCTTCCGAGTTTCTCTCAAATTCTGAAGATTATTTGAAGTGAAGATGTTAGATGAATAACAGCTCGCTGCTATAATTCATCTAATATATGTCAGCTTAATTCTTTTCATTCTCAGACTGTTGATACTAATTCCCTTTACCTTTCATACAACACCAGGTGATTTATTAACTCTTTGCATGAAAAGAACAACTAAATCAAACTCCATTTCCTCCACAACGAGCAGAAACGACAGAGAGGATTCATCCAACTCCAATTAAGGACCCGTTTAGCTGGTGTGGTGTTTCAAGAGAGCAAAATGTATCAAGAAGATATGGAGCAAAATAGAAAATACTTTGAAGACAAGGTCACAGTAGAGCATACTTAAGATACTAAGGACTTTTGGCCCTTTGGTCCAAACTTGAAAAATGTATATGAGGAAAAGAAGATAGATGTTATTAACTTTTTGCAGCACTGATTTTGTACAGGGCTATCTTCTGGATTGAGCTAAATTATACGCCAACTTCGGTATCAGGGAGAAGTATGGCTATTCCGCCTATcaaaatatacaacaacaacaatccggtAAAATCTCACAAATGGGATATGGGGAAGGACGAAGGTAGTGTCTActcagaccttacccctacctcggaggagtagagaggttgtttccgataaacTCTCGGGCTCAAGAAGATGAAAATAGACAATAGATCACTAACCCACCTATCAAATATACTTTAGGTGTCACACCCCTTTAATACACCCCAAAAAGACGTGTTATGGATTATTgtaggttaaagagtttttccaattaaagtgacaaacttgagtaaggactattttatttacagagtcgccacttggaattgagtttttgggtgttccaagtcaccttttatttgaatccctagtcaaaggaatgtttgactctattattattggtctgcgaaaacaaagtccgggtaaaaaattctgttgaccggggagaaggtgtaaggcattccccgagtcccgtggttctagtactcgctttattgactacaacttagcttgaattaattttggataaactgtgatttattgatttccatgttttatctatccgctttcaattattaaaatatgaaattatctttgaaacgaatcacgtgtatgGATCCGTTTTGTTCATTGTGCCAAAACCATGTCACacatacgtgtacacaattaataacactttattattatcaAGATTGTTTGGTCAAGGTCGCGCGAACGCTTACCCTGATTTAGTTTGGGAATCATAATCATGTCACGCGAAcatgtacataatcacgataataaaTTTAAAACGCGCTTAAATCGCTCTAACGATGTTCCAGTAGTTCATCCTAtactaatttgagattattgtaaggccaTGGATTATGAAAGTTGTAGCGGATAAAGTGTACAAGGATGAAATAATTTATTAAGGGTCAAATCTCTGCATGCCTCTACGCTCAAACTTCCAACAAATCAGGCATAAGCGTAGATAGGCTCAAAATAAGGCCCCAAGTCTTAAACTACTGCAACATGTTCTAACTCTAAtccataagaaaatatgaaattaacTCATTCATGGATAAAATGCATACATAACCATGAAAGACAAAATCAGAATCCATTCTATTTAACTTACAAAATTAATAACCAACTGACTCACACTTTTATGCCTACACCCTGTTACAAAGATAGCCTTATCTAAACAATATAATGACAGCCATTTTCAGTAACAAACAATTCCCAAAAAGTTATGCATCTCGATTCTGCCTTTGTTGATTCCTATGGAGGCCAACTCTTAAACATGAACTCTTCCCGGTATCAATACATGATTACTACGCTAATAAACAACTACCGAGCCACTGATCTTTCAACCCAACTGATTATGCAAGTTTCATTTCAGCATGTGACAGTACTAAAAAAAGGAATTAAGCTAATACAATAAAGTGGCTCACGTTCAGGAAATCAAACTCAATCAGAAATCTTATTCTAGTTGAGTTTACCGGCAGCGAAAGCTAAGTCAAAACAGATAGGTTCTAATAGCAATAGCAAATGAGGTCTAAACCGACCATAGCTTCGATTAAGAACAGCAAATGAGCCGGAGAataaaaacaattacatatcatagcAAATCTGAACACAGTTTAAAGGAATACATACCTAATTACGAAGGAATTGAATTTAGAAGAAAGGGTAGCCAAATAAAGGCTTAATTCCGCAAATTAGAGTTCAGCTACAGATTTAGCAGTCAACAGCAAATTCCAACAGCAATCAACAATGTTTTTGAGAGATGACCACTCTTAGAATCCTAGAAATTATCAAGAAAACCCAACAGCTCTTTGAAATCCCTTTTTCTTTCACTTTTTCCTCTATTTTTTCAAACCGTAGAACTACAGATCTAAACTTGATATTTTTGGGGTATTTGGAGTATTTTCAGTTGCTCCTTCGTGTGAGATCTGTGTGTGAATTGAGAGTGAAAATTCAGCATGAATCTGTATGAGAGTAGAGATCCGTGTGAATGGGGTCAGAATGAGCTTATATCCTCCAGAAAAAAAAAAATGGGCAGCGGCTAGGGTCTTAAAAATGGGAGAAAGGTCTTCCCCTTCTAGAAAGCAGAGGGCTGCTAGGGTTTTTGTAAAGGAGGAGGGATCcgtcctttttttttctttgtctgAAAAGTGTGTGTTTTAATAGCTAAAAATGAGGTATGAGGTTTAtgagtgggggacaagcatgggggacaaggaaAAGTGGAgaggggacaaagtgtggggggacaagcatgggggacaagtatgggaagatgggagcgggaaatattcaagcacggtaaaaaattaggtgctcacattaGGCAAATTGTCATTCAAGTGCTATCGATGAGACAGAAAGCCTCATCGCCTGCAACTATGGGTCAAAGGGGGTGCCGAACATGGTAAATATTAAAGGGCTAACCACATATAGCTCAAAATATAACAGTGAAAAGCAAAATCAACACATAGAGAACTAGAAGGCATTGCAAATGGGACAAGACTTGGTCTGTATAGGTGTTTACTTCAGGGAAGATATGAAATTAGAAATGCTAATCGGAAAACGACAAGGTCTCTGCAACTAAGTTGACTACAGAAAAAACAAGGTCCGTCAGAGGCGGAGCTAGGACCTTTAGTTTATGGGTTCTGGACCATAATCTTTTTTACTTACTGGGATCTAAATAGACTATTTATACAatattcaataaatttttcaACACAAATTCAGGGTTTGAGCCAAAGCTATTGAGTTGTGCCGAACCCGTAGCTATAAACCATTGAGTTGTGCCGAACCCGTAGCTATAAAGCTGGCTCTGCCCCTGAGGTCCGTCGCTTGATTGAAATCACAATAATTAAACGAGAAATACATCAAAACAACAACAAGAGTGCACTAACAACTAATATAAGGCAACAAATGGGAAAGCAAAAGTTCATCATTCAATATGTCATAATTATCAGATAGCTCTAAACTAGTTGAACCAAATTTGATAAAACATCTTACACTTCCACTATGCCATGAAACAGAATTAGCAGAGCGACATCCCATGTCGATTGAACTTGGTAAAATACTTTACCTTCTAATCATGTTCTTCTTTCTTGCACCAAGAAGTTCTATAGTCCAGCTAGTCTTCAATCCATAAACTTCCAATTCCTTCCAAGAACTCATCCGAAACTACACTATCCCCTTGAAGCAAAACAAGCGATTCCATGTAATTTTGAACATAAAACGAGCGGGAACTCCCACGAATACCAAGATCCTTCTTGTGTCCACTATTTGGATCATAAGAAACCAGCTCATAGCTCCTAGTTGAAAACAAAACTTCACCATTATTCCTATATCCAACTACTCTCTCCATATCATCCAAATTTATACTATAAAATCTACTCCAAGATTCCAAAACTCCGTACTGCTTCATCGCCCATACTTCACATGAACCACCATCTATCTCCCTCTCATACTTAACAACAGCAAGGGAGCCCTCAAACACCATGATCGATAAATTCGTTGCAATTTGACCAGCTAAAGCATCCGG
The DNA window shown above is from Nicotiana tomentosiformis chromosome 8, ASM39032v3, whole genome shotgun sequence and carries:
- the LOC104120340 gene encoding putative pentatricopeptide repeat-containing protein At1g03510, encoding MSTYSSNFLRLLSHTKLLTSHVNQGRHEQALSLFHQIHSSLSLSLDPFVFPLALKSCAALNFSQLGTTIHAHTYKASFTSNPFVACALVDMYGKCISLASARQLFDEYPERNVVVWNSMISLYAHSNDVDSALELFRVMDVAPNSSTFNVIIAALAETDDGFSKAILCYRKMERMGLRPNLITVLALLRACIGIADVNLIKQIHGYSIRNDIDPDPQLKSGLIEAYGRCGCLDKAHHVFVSMRNRDVVAWSSLISAYALQGQARIALEVFKEMEMANVRPDGITFLGVLKACSHAGLADEAQMYFARMRDRYGAEASSDHYACLVDVLSRAGRLHQAYDVIRRMPVKVTAKAWGALLASCRTYGEVELAEIAGRALFEVEPENPANFVILARIYATSGRFEEAEGLRREMIKRGMKAAPGSSWVVHQD